A DNA window from Trichosurus vulpecula isolate mTriVul1 chromosome 2, mTriVul1.pri, whole genome shotgun sequence contains the following coding sequences:
- the LOC118836516 gene encoding probable E3 ubiquitin-protein ligase TRIML1, translated as MDDVCKKLNSQNLQNPVGQSLCQKHQQVPKLFCEEDQTFLCIACTKGQEHAAHTIFPIEEAALKCRKKLQDTASRLRTNIGEWKDLKSSKKHKRSKWRKLMRGEYAKMHRFLYEEERLCIVQDEWKASINQHVKNMEDTIWKINETRSRPDLDFLEESKEILQTSESLLSEKPKSFTLELRDYAITGMKDWLKRFRVNITMDPTTVRGSVVVSEDLKSIKHREDDCPDQPNNPEKFPYYFVFGQQAFASGICYWEVDVSEQPQWALGISTKSRRQRTYYSVRYMLCCEKRGNDFYLITRPGLVFQQMKEPIPKIGIYLDYTEGSLMFYNAIKYSLLYGMNTIPLTEHVRPLFSPCPPMPGSRVGPMTICPVEDSS; from the exons ATGGATGATGTCTGTAAGAAGCTCAACTCCCAGAACTTGCAGAACCCTGTGGGACAAAGCCTTTGTCAGAAGCACCAGCAAGTCCCCAAACTCTTCTGTGAGGAGGACCAGACCTTCCTCTGTATAGCCTGTACTAAAGGTCAGGAGCATGCAGCCCACACCATTTTCCCCATTGAAGAGGCTGCTCTGAAATGCAGG AAGAAACTCCAGGACACTGCGTCTCGTTTGAGAACAAATATCGGGGAATGGAAAGACCTTAAATCTTCAAAGAAGCAT AAACGATCTAAGTGGAGAAAGTTGATGAGAGGAGAATATGCAAAAATGCACCGATTTCTCTATGAGGAAGAAAGGTTGTGCATAGTCCAAGATGAATGGAAGGCTTCAATAAATCAGCACGTGAAAAACATGGAAGATACTATCTGGAAGATAAATGAAACCAGATCCAGACCTGATTTGGACTTCCTTGAG GAAAGCAAAGAGATATTGCAAAC AAGTGAATCACTGCTTTCTGAAAAACCCAAGTCTTTCACCCTAGAGTTAAGAGACTATGCCATCACTGGGATGAAGGACTGGCTAAAGAGATTCAGAG TGAATATCACTATGGATCCTACAACAGTCCGTGGCTCTGTCGTTGTATCTGAAGATCTGAAGAGTATAAAACATAGAGAAGATGACTGTCCAGATCAGCCTAACAACCCTGAAAAATTCCCTTATTATTTTGTCTTTGGTCAGCAGGCATTTGCTTCTGGCATATGCTACTGGGAGGTGGATGTGAGTGAGCAACCTCAGTGGGCACTGGGGATTTCTACCAAAAGCCGCAGGCAGAGAACCTACTACTCAGTTAGGTACATGCTTTGCTGTGAGAAGAGGGGAAATGATTTCTACCTGATCACCCGACCAGGATTAGTTTTCCAGCAAATGAAAGAGCCCATACCTAAAATTGGCATATATCTGGATTATACTGAAGGAAGCCTTATGTTCTATAATGCTATCAAATACTCCCTCCTCTATGGAATGAACACTATACCACTCACAGAGCATGTCaggcctctcttctctccttgtccCCCTATGCCAGGATCAAGGGTTGGTCCCATGACCATCTGTCCAGTGGAAGACAGTAGTTGA